The following are from one region of the Methanomassiliicoccales archaeon LGM-DZ1 genome:
- a CDS encoding aspartyl/glutamyl-tRNA amidotransferase subunit C has translation MDRETVARVARTAHIRLTDEELDRYSKDLADILDYFKVLDEAPGHDGIGVNPVEIADITREDEPRQDIDPAELLKDMKTYENYVRGPKLV, from the coding sequence ATGGACAGAGAAACGGTTGCGCGGGTCGCGAGGACCGCGCACATCAGGCTCACCGATGAGGAGCTGGACAGATATTCGAAGGACCTCGCCGACATACTTGATTACTTCAAGGTCCTCGACGAGGCCCCCGGGCACGACGGCATCGGGGTGAACCCGGTGGAGATTGCCGACATCACCAGGGAGGACGAGCCCCGCCAGGACATCGATCCCGCCGAGCTCCTGAAGGACATGAAGACCTACGAGAACTACGTCAGGGGGCCCAAGCTGGTATGA
- a CDS encoding C15orf41 family protein encodes MEYGEYSRIYGELNSKDDIERLEGEGYDARFLETLYTQKVNRTVKKKFHTVRKKSREILRDWTGGESICSIADRLGYPPMLTAMTIFLEDGCTKKVFWEYVRDPSLLDSPETAAELREATEKDIVYSPQADQRQKERGKWGEGLLWEWLDGQDVSYKTEEEERAAGATGKTPDCLLDSPMEFEGREIRWIESKASFGDAVEFRYNCKNQLIPYTELFGPGVVVYWTGHLDGLEAPDGITVEDIGIMDKKLSRI; translated from the coding sequence ATGGAATACGGAGAGTACTCCAGGATCTACGGCGAGCTCAACAGCAAGGACGACATAGAGCGCCTGGAGGGAGAGGGCTACGATGCCCGCTTCCTCGAGACCCTGTATACCCAGAAGGTCAACAGGACCGTCAAGAAGAAGTTCCACACGGTCAGGAAGAAGTCCAGGGAGATCCTCCGCGACTGGACCGGCGGCGAGAGCATCTGCTCCATCGCCGACCGCCTGGGATACCCGCCGATGCTGACGGCCATGACCATATTCCTCGAGGACGGGTGCACCAAGAAGGTCTTCTGGGAATACGTCCGCGACCCTTCCCTGCTGGACAGCCCCGAGACCGCGGCCGAGCTGCGCGAGGCAACCGAGAAGGACATCGTCTACTCCCCCCAGGCCGACCAGAGGCAGAAGGAACGCGGGAAATGGGGAGAAGGGCTCCTCTGGGAATGGCTGGACGGCCAAGACGTTTCATACAAAACGGAAGAGGAGGAGAGGGCCGCCGGAGCGACCGGCAAGACCCCCGACTGCCTCCTGGACTCCCCGATGGAGTTCGAGGGCAGGGAGATCCGCTGGATCGAGAGCAAGGCCTCGTTCGGCGATGCCGTGGAGTTCCGTTACAACTGCAAGAACCAGCTCATCCCCTATACCGAGCTGTTCGGCCCCGGAGTGGTCGTCTACTGGACCGGCCATCTCGACGGCCTCGAGGCCCCCGACGGCATAACCGTCGAGGACATCGGGATCATGGACAAGAAGCTCAGCAGGATCTGA
- a CDS encoding 50S ribosomal protein L3, with translation MPQTRRPTKGSRAYGPRKRAKSQMPRLDSWPEISGAPKIQGFAGYKAGMTHAFVVDKRAKSTTSGMEVQVPVTVIEVPPMKIAAVRFYENTILGLKTAGEVWAKEADIDPLLNRRVNVPKKGEPDYSKFDGLDIEDVRVLAYTQPKLVSGVPKKVPDLMELRIGGGKSVQERVDYAKSILGKEVPVTDFAAEGAFIDVIAITTGKGFQGATKRWGIKLLSHKNSKHRRGVANLGPKRPGYVRSTVPLAGQMGYHQRTELNKKIIKVGTDGKEVNPQGGFVNYGEVRSTYVLVHGSVPGPAKRLIRFRDGTRVPAKADTSAAEVTFVSTQSQQGA, from the coding sequence ATGCCGCAAACAAGACGCCCAACAAAGGGTTCCAGGGCATACGGCCCTAGGAAGAGAGCAAAGTCGCAGATGCCCAGGCTGGACAGCTGGCCCGAGATCTCCGGCGCGCCCAAGATACAGGGATTCGCCGGCTACAAGGCCGGGATGACCCACGCGTTCGTCGTCGACAAACGCGCGAAGAGCACCACCTCCGGCATGGAGGTCCAGGTGCCCGTGACCGTCATCGAGGTCCCGCCCATGAAGATCGCCGCCGTCAGGTTCTACGAGAACACCATTCTCGGCCTGAAGACTGCCGGCGAGGTCTGGGCCAAGGAAGCGGACATCGACCCTCTCCTGAACAGGAGGGTCAATGTGCCCAAGAAAGGAGAGCCCGACTACTCCAAGTTCGACGGCCTCGACATCGAGGACGTCCGCGTCCTCGCCTACACCCAGCCCAAGCTCGTGTCCGGCGTGCCCAAGAAGGTCCCCGACCTGATGGAGCTCAGGATCGGCGGAGGCAAGTCCGTGCAGGAGCGCGTCGATTACGCGAAGAGCATTCTCGGCAAAGAGGTCCCCGTGACCGATTTCGCCGCCGAGGGCGCCTTCATCGACGTCATCGCCATCACCACCGGAAAGGGATTCCAGGGAGCCACCAAGAGGTGGGGAATCAAGCTGCTGTCCCACAAGAACAGCAAGCACCGCCGCGGTGTCGCCAACCTCGGACCCAAGAGGCCCGGATACGTCAGGAGCACCGTGCCCCTGGCCGGTCAGATGGGATACCACCAGAGGACCGAGCTGAACAAGAAGATCATCAAGGTCGGAACCGACGGTAAAGAGGTCAACCCCCAGGGAGGCTTCGTCAACTACGGAGAGGTCAGGAGCACCTACGTCCTCGTCCACGGATCCGTTCCCGGTCCCGCGAAGAGGCTCATCAGGTTCAGGGACGGCACCCGCGTGCCCGCCAAGGCCGACACCAGCGCCGCCGAGGTAACCTTCGTGTCCACCCAGTCCCAGCAGGGAGCGTGA
- a CDS encoding SCP2 sterol-binding domain-containing protein, protein MTMEATIQELIDKANKRMADDADVHEKTKDLVKTVNFDLGEEKYSMKLSDAKISDFKPEFVEGADITVTTTPEYFQQLVDGDLRPMRAYVTKKISIKGKIQDLMFLKKLF, encoded by the coding sequence ATGACCATGGAAGCGACCATACAGGAACTCATTGATAAGGCCAATAAGAGGATGGCCGACGACGCAGACGTTCACGAGAAGACGAAAGACCTCGTGAAGACCGTGAACTTCGACCTCGGAGAGGAGAAATACTCCATGAAGCTCTCCGATGCGAAGATCTCCGATTTCAAACCGGAGTTCGTAGAAGGTGCGGACATCACGGTCACCACCACCCCGGAGTATTTCCAGCAGCTGGTCGACGGGGACCTCAGGCCCATGCGTGCGTACGTGACCAAGAAGATCTCGATCAAAGGCAAGATCCAGGACCTGATGTTCCTGAAGAAGCTCTTCTGA
- the rnhB gene encoding ribonuclease HII, with amino-acid sequence MGTMICGIDEAGRGPMLGPLVVGAVWSDDDAALRELGVKDSKMLTPAKRESLYDEIARTVPHWEVAVIEAETIDSEMSAKSLNMIELERFAALAAMHPCDLAVADCPDPNTGRFAGTLSRMAGGITVKAEHKADANYPTVSAASIMAKVTRDRIVEGYRGEFGMPVGSGYPSDPVTVDFIEKWIKNHRCAPPHARKSWEPVKAMLSKGKNTTLDDW; translated from the coding sequence ATGGGCACGATGATATGCGGGATCGATGAGGCCGGCCGCGGGCCGATGCTCGGGCCTCTCGTCGTGGGTGCCGTATGGTCGGACGATGACGCCGCCCTCAGGGAGCTCGGCGTGAAGGACTCCAAGATGCTGACCCCCGCCAAGAGGGAATCGCTGTATGATGAGATCGCGCGCACCGTGCCGCACTGGGAGGTCGCGGTCATCGAGGCCGAGACCATCGACTCCGAAATGAGCGCCAAATCCCTGAACATGATCGAACTGGAACGTTTCGCCGCGCTCGCGGCCATGCACCCCTGCGACCTCGCGGTCGCCGACTGCCCCGACCCCAATACCGGAAGGTTCGCCGGGACGCTGTCCAGGATGGCCGGGGGCATAACGGTCAAGGCAGAGCATAAGGCCGATGCCAATTACCCGACGGTATCGGCCGCCTCGATTATGGCCAAGGTGACCAGGGACCGCATCGTGGAGGGCTACCGCGGGGAGTTCGGCATGCCGGTAGGCTCCGGCTACCCTAGCGACCCCGTGACCGTTGACTTCATAGAAAAATGGATTAAGAACCACCGCTGTGCACCGCCACACGCTAGAAAATCGTGGGAACCTGTCAAGGCAATGCTCTCGAAAGGAAAGAACACGACACTGGACGATTGGTGA
- a CDS encoding FAD-dependent oxidoreductase, whose amino-acid sequence MAKKVIVVGSGAAGMSAASAARAADPEADITVITEDCDIAYSPCMIPWVLEGKSTWDQMIMHTPEWYASERRIKVLTRTKVESAVNDRAKDGTVTKTVTAGGKTYEYDSLVLATGGRVFVPPIEGKDLPGVFTVRTVEDGRKIEACLKTARNVVIAGAGVIGLELAIALNNIGKDVTVIEMMDQVIPRIADADMAAQVQKYLEDQGVTIVLKAPVQKVTGNGKAEGVESLGKTYPADIVIFATGVRANTDIAKQLGLDIGQLGAVAVAPTMQCYRRGRLMPDVLACGDVIQCQSGVYPGPTMSQLGSSDVKEGRVAGTNAVGRREICGPTLSPWVSPIGEMEIAGTGMSLGLASWYGADTATGRAEGLTRARYFPGAKRMTVKVIGDRATHRIIGCQIVAGENTTGRIDWMTAVIAAGTTAEEFLANGENAYCPPTAMVREPVFAAVEDLVRQFRQ is encoded by the coding sequence ATGGCGAAGAAAGTCATAGTAGTCGGATCGGGCGCCGCCGGCATGTCGGCCGCGTCCGCTGCCCGTGCGGCAGACCCCGAAGCGGACATCACCGTGATCACCGAGGACTGCGATATCGCATACTCACCCTGCATGATCCCCTGGGTCCTCGAGGGGAAGTCCACCTGGGACCAGATGATAATGCACACCCCCGAGTGGTACGCGTCCGAGAGGAGGATAAAGGTCCTGACCCGCACCAAGGTGGAGTCGGCCGTCAACGACAGGGCCAAGGACGGCACCGTCACCAAGACCGTGACCGCAGGCGGGAAGACCTACGAGTACGACTCGCTGGTCCTCGCCACGGGCGGCAGGGTCTTCGTGCCCCCGATCGAGGGGAAGGACCTCCCCGGCGTGTTCACCGTCAGGACCGTCGAGGACGGCAGGAAGATAGAGGCCTGCCTGAAGACCGCCAGGAACGTCGTCATCGCCGGAGCGGGCGTCATCGGGCTCGAGCTCGCCATCGCCCTCAACAACATCGGCAAGGACGTCACCGTCATCGAGATGATGGACCAGGTCATACCCAGGATCGCGGATGCCGACATGGCCGCCCAGGTCCAGAAATACCTGGAGGACCAGGGCGTCACCATCGTCCTGAAGGCGCCCGTCCAGAAGGTCACCGGCAATGGGAAGGCCGAGGGCGTCGAGTCCCTGGGCAAGACCTATCCGGCGGACATCGTCATCTTCGCCACCGGGGTCCGCGCCAACACCGACATCGCCAAGCAGCTGGGCCTCGACATCGGCCAGCTCGGCGCCGTCGCGGTCGCGCCCACGATGCAGTGCTACAGGCGCGGGAGGCTCATGCCCGATGTCCTCGCATGCGGGGACGTCATCCAGTGCCAGTCCGGGGTCTACCCCGGGCCCACCATGAGCCAGCTCGGATCGTCCGACGTCAAGGAGGGCAGGGTCGCCGGGACCAACGCCGTCGGCCGCCGCGAGATCTGCGGGCCCACCCTGAGCCCGTGGGTTAGCCCCATCGGGGAGATGGAGATCGCCGGCACCGGGATGTCGCTGGGACTTGCCTCCTGGTACGGAGCGGACACCGCCACCGGCAGGGCCGAAGGCCTCACCCGCGCCAGGTACTTCCCCGGCGCCAAGCGCATGACCGTGAAGGTCATAGGGGACCGCGCCACCCACCGCATCATCGGGTGCCAGATCGTCGCAGGCGAGAACACCACCGGACGCATCGACTGGATGACGGCGGTCATCGCCGCCGGGACCACTGCCGAGGAGTTCCTTGCGAACGGCGAGAACGCCTACTGCCCCCCTACCGCCATGGTGAGGGAGCCCGTGTTCGCCGCCGTCGAGGACCTGGTCAGGCAGTTCAGACAGTGA
- a CDS encoding ammonium transporter produces MSPVSSADDGSAAASVNVTIPWILVCSALVFIMVPGVAFFYGGMLRRQSMTSMIAQCLAATAVMGISWIVVGYSLAFGGDAALIGNLDHVLLNGIDEFDMMDGGEISYLEFVLFQMMFAIVTATLVLGACAERIRFNAIILFLIFWSVLVYAPMAHWVWGGGLFDQYLTVLDFAGGTVVHICAGVTGLALCIFVGPRLAGTRKSSRAHSIPIAFLGAMLLWFGWFGFNGGSGLLADASAVHVFFTTQAAAVFGMAAWGVAQYIKVGRVGVLGLIAGAIAGLVAITPGAAYLGFTESMFTGAVGGALCFFAVTFIHSKLKFDDALDVFGVHGVGGIWGAIATGIFADPDLSGGVAGLIHGGTDLFIGQIAAVAFTVIFCFAMSYAIIWVISRFMKVRIPEAEESIGQDIVEHGEPAYL; encoded by the coding sequence GTGTCGCCCGTTTCATCGGCAGATGACGGCTCAGCGGCCGCAAGCGTCAATGTCACCATCCCTTGGATCCTTGTGTGCTCCGCGCTCGTGTTCATCATGGTGCCCGGAGTCGCATTCTTCTACGGAGGTATGCTCAGAAGGCAGAGCATGACCTCTATGATCGCCCAGTGCCTCGCGGCTACCGCGGTCATGGGCATATCCTGGATTGTCGTCGGCTACTCGCTCGCGTTCGGCGGCGATGCTGCCCTCATCGGTAACCTCGATCACGTCCTTCTGAACGGCATCGACGAATTCGACATGATGGACGGCGGCGAGATCTCCTACCTGGAGTTCGTCCTCTTCCAGATGATGTTCGCCATCGTCACTGCCACGCTCGTGCTCGGTGCATGCGCTGAGCGCATCCGTTTCAACGCGATTATACTCTTCCTCATCTTCTGGTCGGTCCTCGTCTACGCTCCCATGGCCCACTGGGTCTGGGGAGGGGGGCTGTTCGACCAGTATCTCACCGTCCTCGACTTCGCCGGAGGGACCGTGGTCCACATCTGCGCCGGAGTGACCGGTCTGGCACTGTGCATATTCGTCGGTCCCAGACTGGCTGGGACCCGCAAGTCCTCACGCGCCCACAGCATACCCATCGCTTTCCTTGGCGCCATGCTGCTGTGGTTCGGATGGTTCGGGTTCAACGGAGGGTCCGGCCTTCTGGCCGATGCATCCGCAGTCCATGTGTTCTTCACCACCCAGGCCGCCGCTGTCTTCGGCATGGCCGCGTGGGGAGTCGCCCAGTACATCAAGGTCGGGAGGGTCGGCGTCCTCGGGCTCATCGCGGGAGCGATCGCGGGGCTCGTCGCCATCACCCCCGGTGCGGCGTACCTCGGGTTCACCGAATCGATGTTCACGGGGGCGGTCGGCGGGGCCCTGTGCTTCTTCGCCGTCACCTTCATACACTCCAAGCTGAAGTTCGATGATGCTCTGGATGTCTTCGGCGTCCACGGCGTCGGAGGGATCTGGGGAGCGATCGCCACCGGCATCTTCGCGGACCCGGACCTTTCCGGCGGCGTCGCCGGGCTCATCCACGGCGGCACCGACCTGTTCATCGGGCAGATCGCGGCAGTCGCCTTCACCGTCATCTTCTGCTTCGCCATGTCGTATGCGATCATCTGGGTCATCTCCAGGTTCATGAAGGTCCGCATACCCGAGGCCGAGGAGTCCATAGGGCAGGACATCGTTGAGCACGGGGAGCCGGCATATCTCTGA
- the mptA gene encoding GTP cyclohydrolase MptA — MALKCDVQYSRGSTGFRLSKVGVSGVRKPVLIARPGMNSPLSNVVNCSFDIFVDLPAAQRGSHLSRNVEVLRAVAEESISHPVDGLENLAADMVRKLLVKHEYAMNAYVTITAEYFRPRKTPSGRDTLEGYTLLAGATGTRDGEIRKTIGCEAVGMTACPCAQETVGELLNVEDPGFPMMSHNQRNVCSIVITTGPEESIEADDLIDLAEKSVSSPTFELLKREDEGRVVINAHENTRFVEDVVRNGLTLVVTNFPKLPDDCEVKVSSDSEESIHKHNAYAERTATMGELREEFAQKVQAL, encoded by the coding sequence ATGGCATTGAAGTGTGACGTGCAGTACAGCAGGGGATCCACGGGGTTCAGGCTCTCTAAAGTAGGGGTCTCCGGCGTGCGCAAGCCGGTCCTGATCGCAAGGCCCGGGATGAACAGCCCCCTGAGCAACGTCGTCAACTGCTCATTCGACATCTTCGTGGACCTTCCGGCCGCGCAGAGGGGCAGCCACCTGTCGAGGAACGTCGAGGTCCTCAGGGCGGTCGCCGAGGAGAGCATTTCCCATCCCGTCGACGGCCTGGAGAACCTGGCCGCCGATATGGTCAGGAAGCTCCTCGTCAAGCACGAGTATGCCATGAACGCCTACGTCACCATCACCGCCGAGTACTTCAGGCCCAGGAAGACCCCCTCGGGCAGGGACACCCTCGAGGGCTACACGCTCCTGGCGGGCGCCACCGGCACCAGGGACGGGGAGATCAGGAAGACCATCGGGTGCGAGGCCGTGGGCATGACCGCCTGCCCCTGCGCCCAGGAGACCGTCGGGGAGCTCCTCAACGTCGAGGACCCCGGCTTCCCCATGATGTCCCACAACCAGAGGAACGTATGCTCCATCGTGATCACCACCGGGCCCGAGGAGAGCATCGAGGCCGATGATCTGATCGATCTCGCGGAGAAGTCAGTCTCCAGCCCCACCTTCGAGCTCCTCAAGAGGGAGGACGAGGGAAGGGTCGTCATCAACGCCCATGAGAACACCCGTTTCGTGGAGGATGTCGTGAGGAACGGCCTCACCCTGGTCGTCACCAACTTCCCGAAGCTTCCCGATGATTGCGAGGTCAAGGTCTCTTCCGACTCGGAGGAGTCCATCCACAAGCACAACGCCTATGCCGAGCGCACCGCCACCATGGGCGAGCTCCGCGAGGAGTTCGCGCAGAAGGTCCAGGCGCTCTGA
- a CDS encoding DUF2284 domain-containing protein yields MSIEDLWNQVARAAGCPDFEFKEIALPRLTVRDAEKCRHMCEQNVCKCYGTNWGCPPGAGNIASCLGKIRKYGHAAVVYHRYRVDIKDADALKSYSGKLQNLLRTMQSFLRARDYSCMCLSDGGCNYCGKCNYPGECRHPDQRVDSVSAYGILLMEYLEDNGLEFRFEEDHVTFYGLIFYNEKADAPAAGQRRSAERAILL; encoded by the coding sequence ATGTCCATCGAGGATCTCTGGAACCAGGTGGCGAGGGCTGCAGGATGCCCGGATTTCGAATTCAAGGAAATCGCCCTTCCGAGGCTTACGGTGAGGGACGCCGAGAAATGCAGGCACATGTGCGAGCAGAACGTCTGCAAATGCTACGGCACCAACTGGGGATGCCCTCCGGGGGCCGGCAACATAGCCTCATGCCTCGGGAAGATCAGGAAATACGGCCACGCAGCGGTGGTCTACCATCGCTACAGGGTCGACATAAAGGACGCCGATGCCCTGAAATCCTATTCCGGAAAGCTCCAGAACCTGCTCAGGACGATGCAGAGCTTCCTCCGCGCAAGAGACTACAGCTGCATGTGCCTGTCCGACGGAGGATGCAACTACTGCGGGAAATGCAATTATCCCGGAGAGTGCAGGCATCCCGACCAGAGGGTCGACTCGGTGAGCGCCTACGGCATCCTCCTGATGGAGTACCTGGAGGACAACGGCCTGGAGTTCAGGTTCGAGGAGGACCATGTGACCTTCTACGGGCTGATCTTCTACAATGAGAAGGCCGATGCGCCGGCAGCAGGGCAGCGAAGAAGCGCCGAACGCGCAATTCTATTATAA
- a CDS encoding P-II family nitrogen regulator: protein MKMVVAIVRPEKYQDVKDALKAKGITGMTFTHVTGRGKQAGVKFTNRVGEFVVDEIEKVKIEIAVEDDHVPCVIDTVCKAAKTGRSGDGWIFIVPIDEAVRISTYKTPEDSGGEAPAEDRGGEEEP, encoded by the coding sequence ATGAAGATGGTCGTAGCGATAGTGCGCCCCGAGAAGTACCAGGACGTCAAGGACGCCCTCAAGGCCAAGGGGATCACCGGGATGACGTTCACCCACGTCACCGGCCGCGGGAAGCAGGCAGGGGTCAAGTTCACCAACAGGGTCGGCGAGTTCGTCGTCGACGAGATCGAGAAGGTCAAGATCGAGATCGCCGTCGAGGACGATCACGTCCCCTGCGTGATCGACACTGTCTGCAAGGCCGCCAAGACCGGCCGGAGCGGTGACGGATGGATCTTCATCGTCCCCATAGACGAGGCTGTGAGGATCAGCACCTACAAGACCCCTGAGGACTCCGGCGGGGAAGCTCCCGCCGAAGACCGGGGCGGGGAGGAGGAACCCTGA
- a CDS encoding amidase family protein — protein MSDAETMSRLKAINQRYQMFRAFCEDGTPGDAKFLFSAKDNLTSSEFETCAGSRILEGYRPVFDAAPIEKMKAAGGKLIGKTNMDEFGFGTFSANSAFGIPRNPFDLERSCGGSSGGSACAAAVLDGHVSLGVSTGGSICCPASFCGVYGIVPTYGRVSRYGLIDYGNSLDKVGLLSADPSKLSRYLPVIAGKDPRDPTSCAQPELKLAHSRISSVAVPEEALSGVAADVREAFGSALEELKSIGIEVDRVSMPELKYAIPAYYVLATSEASTNLARYVGMRYGRQDGDLSQKFDDYFTDVRTAGFGDEAKRRILLGTYTRMEGFRDRYYAKALQVRLEVIDAYRKQFENHDAVLTPTMPFVSPKFSDISKMTPVENYAADFLTVPPNLAGTPHLNCPCGYSSENGMPVGMQFVTDHWNEDMLLTMAEDWGKRFDLRRPEVSV, from the coding sequence ATGAGCGACGCGGAGACCATGTCGCGGCTGAAAGCGATCAACCAGAGATACCAGATGTTCAGGGCCTTCTGCGAGGACGGCACCCCCGGCGATGCGAAGTTCCTCTTCTCCGCCAAGGACAACCTGACGTCCAGCGAGTTCGAGACCTGCGCCGGGTCGAGGATCCTCGAGGGCTACCGCCCCGTCTTCGACGCCGCGCCCATCGAGAAGATGAAGGCCGCCGGAGGGAAGCTCATCGGCAAGACCAACATGGATGAGTTCGGCTTCGGGACCTTCTCGGCCAACTCGGCCTTCGGTATACCCAGGAACCCGTTCGACCTGGAGCGCTCCTGCGGCGGGTCGTCCGGCGGCTCGGCCTGCGCGGCCGCCGTCCTGGACGGCCATGTGTCGCTGGGAGTGTCCACCGGCGGATCTATCTGCTGCCCCGCGAGCTTCTGCGGGGTCTACGGGATCGTCCCCACCTACGGGCGCGTGTCCCGCTACGGCCTGATCGATTACGGCAACTCCCTGGACAAGGTCGGGCTGCTGTCCGCCGACCCGTCCAAGCTGTCCCGCTACCTCCCCGTCATCGCAGGAAAAGATCCGAGGGATCCCACGTCATGCGCCCAGCCCGAACTGAAGCTGGCACATTCCAGGATCTCCTCCGTCGCCGTGCCCGAGGAGGCGCTCTCCGGAGTCGCCGCCGATGTCAGGGAGGCGTTCGGCAGCGCCCTCGAGGAGCTCAAATCCATCGGCATCGAGGTCGACCGCGTGAGCATGCCCGAGCTGAAGTACGCCATCCCGGCCTACTATGTCCTCGCGACCTCGGAGGCCTCCACCAACCTCGCTCGCTATGTCGGCATGCGCTACGGCCGCCAGGACGGCGACCTGTCCCAGAAGTTCGATGACTACTTCACCGACGTCAGGACCGCCGGCTTCGGCGACGAGGCCAAGCGCAGGATCCTGCTGGGCACCTACACCCGCATGGAGGGCTTCCGCGACAGGTACTACGCCAAGGCCCTCCAGGTCAGGCTGGAAGTCATCGACGCGTACAGGAAGCAGTTCGAGAACCATGACGCCGTCCTCACCCCGACCATGCCCTTCGTATCGCCCAAATTCAGCGATATCTCGAAGATGACCCCGGTCGAGAACTATGCGGCCGACTTCCTCACCGTGCCGCCCAACCTGGCCGGCACCCCGCACCTGAACTGCCCCTGCGGCTACTCTTCCGAGAACGGCATGCCCGTAGGGATGCAGTTCGTGACCGACCACTGGAACGAGGACATGCTCCTCACGATGGCGGAGGATTGGGGGAAGAGATTCGACCTCAGGCGCCCGGAGGTGTCGGTATGA
- a CDS encoding DUF5611 family protein produces MNSTSEAENVEGMTEFDIKRGWYSKIEGGKLKDIMQNVFGSVREENGALVSSYGAMSRIEAKIISKSVLGVSTVNVENARDLPDETVLDSKRKLNEFLLEATGFTPKDRLKRAKDKAKNGTL; encoded by the coding sequence ATGAACTCAACATCAGAGGCTGAGAACGTGGAAGGAATGACGGAATTCGACATAAAGAGAGGCTGGTACAGCAAGATCGAGGGCGGGAAGCTGAAGGACATAATGCAGAACGTCTTCGGCTCCGTCAGGGAGGAGAACGGGGCCCTCGTCTCATCGTACGGCGCCATGTCCCGCATCGAGGCGAAGATCATCTCGAAGAGCGTCCTCGGGGTCTCCACCGTGAACGTCGAGAACGCGAGGGACCTCCCCGACGAGACCGTCCTCGACTCCAAGAGGAAGCTCAACGAGTTCCTCCTCGAGGCCACCGGGTTCACCCCCAAGGACCGCCTCAAGCGCGCCAAGGACAAGGCCAAGAACGGGACCCTGTGA
- a CDS encoding archaeosine biosynthesis radical SAM protein RaSEA: MKKERVPSEPEAVWSEKDMAGGEAVDAQVIILRTNGCCWAKAGRGGCTMCGYRTASMSGVTAEDLNKQVDLALSKYRGEPFVKIYTSGSFFDTEEIPAAVRDRIFDEYGGCRRILVESRPEFLTGDLLSVLPRQMTVALGLESSDEEVLRTCVNKGFTAAQSREAGMRLKDAGLGVRTYLLLKPPFLSESDAIEDAVSSALFADPFSDEISVNPLNIQHGTVVERLWKRGEFRSPWIWSLIEVMKRLSGKVNARLMSSPSGGGSQRGVHNCGACDQRALAAVERFSFSQDPRDLDCGGCECKSTWERYLAAEKMLGTADDVGRVLANELNIRG; encoded by the coding sequence ATGAAGAAGGAAAGAGTTCCGAGCGAGCCCGAGGCCGTCTGGTCCGAGAAGGACATGGCCGGAGGGGAGGCCGTGGATGCCCAGGTGATCATCCTGCGCACCAACGGCTGCTGCTGGGCCAAAGCGGGCAGGGGAGGCTGCACCATGTGCGGCTACCGCACCGCCTCCATGAGCGGGGTCACAGCGGAGGACCTCAACAAACAGGTCGATCTGGCACTTTCTAAATACCGCGGCGAGCCGTTCGTGAAGATCTACACCTCGGGGAGCTTCTTCGACACCGAGGAGATCCCGGCGGCCGTCAGGGACAGGATCTTCGATGAGTACGGCGGATGCAGGCGCATCCTGGTCGAGAGCCGTCCGGAGTTCCTCACCGGGGACCTGCTTTCCGTCCTCCCGCGGCAGATGACCGTGGCACTGGGCCTCGAGTCGTCCGACGAGGAGGTCCTCAGGACCTGCGTCAACAAGGGATTCACGGCCGCCCAGAGCAGGGAGGCCGGCATGCGCCTGAAGGACGCCGGGCTGGGGGTGAGGACGTACCTGCTCCTGAAGCCGCCGTTCCTGAGCGAATCCGATGCGATCGAGGATGCGGTGTCGTCCGCGCTCTTCGCCGATCCCTTCTCCGACGAGATATCGGTGAACCCCCTCAACATCCAGCACGGAACCGTCGTTGAAAGGCTGTGGAAGCGCGGCGAGTTCCGCTCCCCGTGGATTTGGAGCCTCATAGAGGTCATGAAGCGTCTGTCCGGGAAGGTGAACGCCAGGCTCATGAGCTCTCCCTCCGGCGGAGGGTCCCAGAGAGGGGTCCACAACTGCGGCGCCTGCGACCAGCGCGCGCTGGCCGCGGTGGAGAGGTTCTCCTTCTCGCAGGACCCCCGCGACCTGGACTGCGGCGGATGCGAATGTAAATCTACCTGGGAGCGCTATCTCGCCGCCGAGAAGATGCTGGGCACCGCCGACGATGTCGGCAGGGTGCTGGCCAATGAACTCAACATCAGAGGCTGA